The Streptomonospora litoralis genome window below encodes:
- the hisD gene encoding histidinol dehydrogenase, which yields MISRIDLRGSAGDPRELLPRAELDIGAALDAVRPICEDVRLRGTEALAELTERFDGVRPPAIRVPRAELDSALAGLDPAVRAALEESIERARRVHAAQRREDTTTRVVPGGTVTERWVPVGRVGLYVPGGRAVYPSSVVMNVVPAQEAGVDSLAVTSPPQAEFGGLPHPTILAACALLGVDEVYAVGGAQAVAMFAYGAGECERADMVTGPGNIWVAAAKRLLKGVIGIDAEAGPTEIAVLADDTADPGYIAADLVSQAEHDTVAASVLVTPSAELADKVETELSARVAATRHRDRVAEALGGRQSGIVLVDDTAHGLAVVDAYAAEHLEVMTADSAGDAAAVRNAGAVFVGPHSPVSLGDYCAGSNHVLPTGGSAVHSAGLSVQTFLRGIHVVTYDRDALAEAAPHVMALAEAEDLPAHGEAVAARVGGASGGAA from the coding sequence GTGATCTCCCGAATCGACCTCCGAGGAAGCGCCGGGGACCCGCGCGAGCTGCTGCCGCGGGCCGAGCTGGACATCGGGGCCGCTCTGGATGCGGTGCGCCCCATCTGCGAGGACGTCCGCCTGCGCGGCACCGAGGCGCTCGCCGAGCTCACCGAGCGCTTCGACGGCGTCCGGCCCCCGGCCATCCGCGTTCCCCGCGCCGAGCTCGACTCCGCGCTGGCCGGGCTCGATCCCGCGGTCAGAGCCGCGCTGGAGGAGTCGATAGAGCGCGCCCGCCGCGTCCACGCCGCGCAGCGCCGCGAGGACACCACCACCCGCGTGGTCCCCGGCGGAACCGTCACCGAGCGCTGGGTCCCCGTCGGCCGTGTGGGGCTCTACGTCCCCGGCGGACGCGCCGTCTACCCCTCCAGCGTTGTCATGAACGTCGTGCCCGCGCAGGAGGCCGGCGTCGACTCGCTCGCGGTCACCTCGCCGCCCCAGGCGGAGTTCGGCGGACTGCCGCACCCGACGATCCTCGCCGCCTGCGCCCTGCTGGGCGTCGACGAGGTCTACGCGGTCGGCGGCGCACAGGCCGTGGCCATGTTCGCCTACGGCGCCGGCGAGTGCGAGCGCGCCGACATGGTCACCGGGCCCGGCAACATCTGGGTGGCCGCCGCCAAGCGGCTGCTCAAGGGCGTCATCGGCATCGACGCCGAAGCCGGCCCCACCGAGATCGCCGTCCTCGCCGACGACACCGCCGACCCCGGCTACATCGCCGCCGACCTCGTCAGCCAGGCCGAGCACGACACGGTGGCCGCCTCCGTGCTGGTCACGCCCTCGGCCGAGCTCGCCGACAAGGTCGAGACCGAGCTGTCGGCGCGCGTGGCCGCCACCCGCCACCGCGACCGCGTCGCCGAGGCGCTGGGCGGGCGCCAGTCCGGCATCGTGCTGGTCGACGACACCGCCCACGGGCTGGCCGTCGTCGACGCCTACGCCGCCGAGCACCTGGAGGTCATGACCGCCGACTCCGCGGGCGACGCCGCCGCGGTGCGCAACGCCGGCGCCGTGTTCGTCGGCCCCCACTCGCCGGTGTCGCTGGGCGACTACTGCGCCGGCTCCAACCACGTGCTGCCCACCGGCGGCAGCGCCGTGCACTCGGCGGGGCTGAGCGTGCAGACGTTCCTGCGCGGCATCCACGTCGTCACCTACGACCGCGACGCGCTGGCCGAGGCGGCCCCGCACGTGATGGCGCTGGCCGAGGCCGAAGACCTGCCCGCCCACGGCGAGGCGGTGGCCGCGCGCGTCGGCGGCGCATCGGGGGGAGCCGCGTGA